The proteins below come from a single Actinomycetota bacterium genomic window:
- a CDS encoding DUF59 domain-containing protein, with amino-acid sequence MPAPTVEAVTAALATVEDPEIHRPLTEIGMVKAVEVDPAGQVQVHVWLTVAGCPMRDTITERVDAAVSAVPGVTGVTVVLDVMNDEQRAALRTRLRGREDKEIPFTRPGSLTRIYAVASGKGGVGKSSVTANLAVAMAGLGLTVGLIDADIYGHSIPRMLGLTEAPTVVDGLIMPSEAYGVRAISMLPFKPGGVSQPVAFRGPMLHRALNQFLTDVWWGDLDVLLLDLPPGTGDVAISTAQLLPGAELIVVTTPQLAAAEVAVRAGMLAAQTHQKVAGVVENMSSVPCPHCGEPLELFGSGGGERVAAQLSAELGTDVPLLGRVPFDVRLREGGDTGSPLVASDPDSGAATVLRQVASRLGLRPRGLAGRSLGLTPAGRA; translated from the coding sequence ATGCCCGCCCCCACTGTCGAGGCCGTGACTGCGGCGCTGGCCACCGTCGAGGATCCCGAGATCCACCGGCCGCTGACGGAGATCGGCATGGTCAAGGCCGTCGAGGTCGATCCGGCCGGGCAGGTCCAGGTGCACGTGTGGCTCACCGTGGCCGGCTGCCCGATGCGCGACACGATCACCGAGCGGGTCGACGCCGCCGTATCCGCGGTCCCCGGCGTGACGGGTGTGACCGTGGTCCTCGACGTGATGAACGACGAGCAGCGCGCTGCGCTGCGTACCCGGCTGCGGGGGCGCGAGGACAAGGAGATCCCGTTCACCCGGCCCGGGTCGCTGACCCGGATCTACGCCGTCGCCTCCGGCAAGGGCGGCGTCGGGAAGTCTTCTGTCACAGCCAATCTCGCGGTCGCGATGGCCGGCCTCGGGCTGACCGTCGGGCTCATCGACGCCGACATCTACGGCCACTCGATCCCGCGGATGCTCGGCCTGACCGAGGCACCGACCGTCGTGGACGGGCTGATCATGCCGTCGGAGGCCTACGGCGTCCGGGCGATCTCGATGCTGCCGTTCAAGCCCGGCGGGGTCAGCCAGCCGGTCGCGTTCCGCGGTCCGATGCTGCACCGGGCCCTCAACCAGTTCCTCACCGACGTGTGGTGGGGCGACCTCGATGTGCTGCTGCTGGACCTTCCTCCCGGCACCGGTGACGTGGCGATCTCCACCGCGCAACTGCTACCCGGGGCCGAGTTGATCGTCGTCACCACGCCGCAACTGGCGGCGGCGGAGGTGGCCGTGCGGGCCGGGATGCTGGCCGCCCAGACCCACCAGAAAGTCGCCGGTGTGGTGGAGAACATGAGCAGCGTGCCGTGCCCGCACTGCGGCGAACCGTTGGAGCTGTTCGGGTCCGGTGGCGGCGAGCGGGTCGCCGCGCAACTGTCCGCGGAGCTCGGTACGGACGTCCCGCTGCTCGGCCGGGTGCCGTTCGACGTACGGCTGCGCGAGGGCGGCGACACGGGCTCGCCGCTGGTGGCCAGCGACCCGGACAGCGGTGCCGCGACCGTGCTCCGGCAGGTCGCGAGCCGGCTCGGGCTGCGGCCCCGCGGTCTGGCCGGCCGATCCCTCGGGCTCACCCCGGCCGGCCGGGCCTAG
- a CDS encoding PDZ domain-containing protein, which translates to MADESDAAAWAPPPASEPTRSEPAATPPYPSHPTDAGSPPADASLTPAGPTDAEFYPAGAEPPAPQPADAGSYPGPPEYGHYPYAGHDPYAAPYPYGGQYPSQPSYAGPPRRAGLGGGRLIAIVAVVALLAGLIGGATGFALARRTAPAAIVPLPQAPGDTSPRGATTIAGIAAAILPSVVSLRVNGSQVSGTGSGFVVRADGYLVTNNHVAAPAAAGGAIEVVFNDGSRAKATVVGRNVSYDLAVLKVDRSGLPVAALGNSDSVEVGDLAIAIGSPLGLSGTVTSGIVSALDRPVTAGGRQEASYISAIQTDAAINPGNSGGPLLDGAGQVIGVNSAIATLATEGASGQGGSIGLGFAIPVNQAKRIAEEIIATGRSTTPVVGVSLDLQYAGSGARIGDLTSGGPAAGAGLRVGDVVVAVNGRPVDDATSFIVAVRSSAPGDTVVLTVERDGDRRELKVQLGADTSGG; encoded by the coding sequence ATGGCCGACGAGTCCGACGCCGCCGCGTGGGCGCCTCCGCCCGCGAGCGAGCCCACTCGCTCCGAGCCGGCCGCGACGCCGCCGTACCCGAGCCACCCCACCGACGCCGGGTCGCCCCCGGCTGACGCCAGCCTGACTCCAGCGGGCCCGACGGACGCCGAGTTCTATCCGGCGGGTGCCGAGCCACCGGCGCCGCAGCCGGCGGACGCCGGGTCGTATCCCGGCCCGCCGGAGTACGGCCACTACCCGTATGCCGGGCACGACCCGTACGCCGCGCCGTACCCGTACGGCGGCCAGTACCCGAGCCAGCCGTCGTACGCCGGGCCACCCCGTCGCGCCGGACTCGGCGGCGGCCGGCTGATCGCCATCGTCGCGGTGGTCGCCCTGCTGGCCGGTCTGATCGGCGGCGCCACCGGTTTCGCGCTGGCCCGCCGGACCGCGCCGGCCGCCATCGTCCCGCTGCCGCAGGCGCCCGGGGACACCTCACCGCGGGGGGCCACGACGATCGCCGGGATCGCCGCGGCGATCCTGCCCTCCGTGGTGTCGTTGCGCGTCAACGGGTCTCAGGTGTCCGGCACCGGGTCGGGCTTCGTGGTCCGGGCCGACGGGTACCTCGTGACGAACAATCACGTCGCGGCGCCCGCGGCCGCTGGCGGCGCGATCGAGGTCGTGTTCAACGACGGCAGCCGCGCGAAGGCGACGGTGGTGGGCCGCAACGTGTCGTACGACCTGGCCGTGCTCAAGGTCGACCGCAGCGGCCTGCCGGTCGCGGCGCTGGGCAACTCCGACTCGGTCGAGGTCGGTGACCTCGCCATCGCCATCGGCTCGCCGCTGGGGCTGTCCGGCACCGTCACGTCCGGGATCGTCAGCGCGCTGGACCGGCCGGTGACGGCCGGCGGCCGGCAGGAGGCGTCGTACATCAGCGCGATCCAGACCGACGCCGCCATCAACCCCGGCAACTCCGGTGGACCGCTGCTGGACGGCGCCGGTCAGGTCATCGGGGTCAACTCCGCCATCGCGACGCTGGCCACCGAGGGCGCCTCCGGCCAGGGCGGTTCGATCGGGCTCGGCTTCGCCATCCCGGTGAACCAGGCCAAGCGGATCGCCGAGGAGATCATCGCGACCGGACGGTCGACCACCCCGGTCGTCGGTGTGTCGCTGGACCTGCAGTACGCCGGCTCCGGTGCCCGCATCGGCGACCTGACCAGCGGCGGACCGGCCGCCGGGGCGGGGTTGCGCGTCGGCGATGTCGTCGTCGCGGTGAACGGCCGGCCGGTCGACGACGCGACGTCGTTCATCGTCGCCGTGCGCAGTTCGGCACCCGGCGACACCGTGGTCCTCACCGTCGAACGCGACGGCGACCGGCGTGAGCTGAAGGTCCAGCTCGGCGCCGACACCTCGGGGGGATGA
- the sigE gene encoding RNA polymerase sigma factor SigE, with protein MSLPRLEGRSRMAERSAPPSLESTAVEATADSCPSWDDVVTLHGARVYRLAYRLTGNRHDAEDLSQEVFVRVFRSLSQYTPGTFEGWLHRITTNLFLDLVRRRARIRFDALPDDAADRLRGREPSPAEHHADRSFDADVQAALDRLSPDFRAAVVLCDVEGLTYDEIAAVLDIKIGTVRSRIHRGRAQLRADLAHRAPRTATRLPATEPLAAPGRAGEQAW; from the coding sequence ATGTCGCTCCCACGGTTGGAAGGGCGGAGTCGGATGGCTGAGCGGAGCGCGCCACCGTCGCTGGAGTCCACCGCGGTCGAGGCGACGGCGGACAGCTGCCCCAGCTGGGACGACGTCGTCACGCTGCACGGAGCGCGGGTCTACCGCCTGGCCTACCGGCTGACCGGAAACCGGCACGACGCCGAAGACCTCTCCCAGGAGGTCTTCGTCCGGGTGTTCCGGTCGCTGTCCCAGTACACCCCCGGCACCTTCGAAGGCTGGCTGCACCGGATCACCACCAACCTCTTCCTCGACCTGGTACGCCGCCGCGCCCGGATCCGCTTCGACGCGTTGCCCGATGACGCTGCGGACCGGCTGCGTGGTCGGGAACCGAGCCCCGCCGAGCACCATGCGGACCGCAGTTTCGACGCCGACGTGCAGGCGGCGCTGGACCGGCTGTCGCCGGACTTCCGGGCCGCCGTCGTGCTCTGCGACGTCGAGGGATTGACGTACGACGAGATCGCGGCCGTCCTCGACATCAAGATCGGGACGGTCCGGTCGCGTATCCACCGCGGTCGCGCCCAGCTGCGCGCCGACCTGGCGCACCGGGCGCCGCGGACGGCCACCCGACTGCCGGCCACCGAGCCGCTGGCTGCCCCGGGGCGGGCCGGAGAGCAGGCCTGGTGA
- a CDS encoding O-methyltransferase → MAEEPDPFPPPTAATWAYAEGYGGEDHVAAAARSRAAALPAPPVSPGAATALRLFAAAVSARHVVEIGTGTGVSGLALLAGMAADGVLTSVDVSAEHQRVARATFTAAGYPASRIRLIAGRALDVLPRLTDAAYDLVFVDGEKAEYPAYLEQALRLLRPGGIVVFDNALWHDRVADPAQRDADTVALREVGTSLREDERLVPALLTVGDGLLAAVLRS, encoded by the coding sequence ATGGCTGAGGAACCGGACCCGTTCCCGCCGCCGACCGCGGCGACCTGGGCGTACGCCGAGGGGTACGGCGGTGAGGACCACGTGGCGGCAGCAGCCCGTAGCCGGGCCGCTGCGCTGCCGGCGCCCCCGGTGTCTCCGGGTGCTGCCACGGCGCTGCGGTTGTTTGCCGCCGCCGTCAGCGCTCGCCATGTCGTGGAGATCGGGACCGGGACCGGGGTCTCCGGCCTCGCCCTGCTGGCCGGGATGGCCGCGGACGGGGTGCTGACGTCCGTCGACGTATCGGCCGAGCACCAACGAGTGGCGCGAGCGACGTTCACGGCGGCCGGCTACCCCGCCTCGCGGATCCGGCTGATCGCCGGCCGGGCGCTGGACGTGCTGCCCCGCCTTACCGACGCGGCCTACGACCTGGTCTTCGTCGACGGCGAGAAGGCCGAGTACCCGGCGTACCTGGAGCAGGCGCTCCGGCTGCTGCGGCCCGGCGGAATCGTCGTCTTCGACAACGCCCTGTGGCACGACCGGGTCGCCGACCCGGCGCAGCGTGACGCCGACACCGTCGCGTTGCGGGAGGTCGGTACGTCGCTCCGCGAGGACGAGCGGCTGGTCCCGGCGCTGCTGACCGTCGGGGACGGCCTGCTCGCCGCGGTCCTGCGTAGCTGA
- a CDS encoding leucyl aminopeptidase family protein translates to MPAAATPARPARPRLDILTRAEVDDGTAAPAVVVLALREGGSPAASDVELAREYGVDLPRRLARVDAAGAAADITVVDLERDGPHRLLVAGLGSAEPQPVRRAGAAVARRLPRTGIVRILATAALPADSVRAFVEGLVIGGYSFSRKSGLPRGAAGPGTPQVAEPATIQLVVRDAAAAAAARRGLLTGDAVWLARDLANTPSREKSPAWLADQAVAVAEAAGLTVTVRDEVALAAEGFGGLLAVGGGSVRPPRLVTLRYRPAARHGTAARHGTAARHDKAARHDKAARQGTPDRHVLLVGKGITFDSGGLSLKPPEAMIPMKTDMGGAAAVLAAMSALAALDVPVQVTALLACAENLPSGTAMRPGDVVTHYGGRTTEVLNTDAEGRLVLGDALAYGIAALRPDLVVDLATLTGAATLALGRRHAALFSPDDRLAAELSAAGDRSGEFLWRMPLVEDYAAAIASPVADAVNAVRDPTVRGGAITAALFLAGFVGDARWAHLDIAGPARADSDRDELTKGGTGFGTRVLLHWLEAGAPA, encoded by the coding sequence ATGCCCGCCGCCGCGACCCCTGCTCGGCCGGCCCGGCCACGGCTGGACATCCTGACGCGAGCCGAGGTCGACGACGGCACGGCAGCGCCCGCGGTCGTCGTACTGGCGCTGCGCGAGGGCGGCTCGCCGGCTGCGTCCGACGTCGAACTGGCCCGCGAGTACGGCGTCGACCTGCCGCGGCGCCTGGCCCGGGTCGACGCGGCCGGGGCCGCAGCCGACATCACCGTCGTCGATCTGGAACGTGACGGGCCGCATCGGCTGCTGGTCGCCGGGCTCGGTTCGGCCGAGCCGCAGCCGGTGCGGCGTGCCGGGGCTGCCGTGGCCCGCCGGTTGCCCCGTACCGGGATCGTGCGCATCCTCGCCACCGCCGCCCTGCCGGCCGATTCCGTGCGCGCCTTCGTCGAAGGCCTCGTGATCGGCGGGTACTCGTTCTCCCGCAAGTCCGGACTGCCGCGCGGCGCAGCCGGGCCCGGTACGCCGCAGGTCGCGGAGCCCGCGACGATCCAGCTGGTCGTGCGGGACGCGGCGGCGGCAGCTGCCGCCCGCCGAGGACTGCTGACCGGGGACGCGGTCTGGCTGGCCCGAGACCTGGCCAACACCCCGTCGCGGGAGAAATCCCCGGCCTGGCTGGCCGACCAGGCCGTCGCGGTGGCCGAAGCGGCCGGCCTGACGGTGACCGTCCGCGACGAGGTCGCCCTGGCCGCCGAGGGTTTCGGTGGCCTGCTGGCGGTCGGTGGCGGCAGCGTCCGGCCACCCCGGCTGGTGACGCTGCGCTACCGGCCGGCGGCCCGGCACGGCACGGCGGCCCGGCACGGCACGGCGGCCCGGCACGACAAGGCAGCACGGCACGACAAGGCAGCGCGGCAGGGCACGCCGGACCGGCACGTGCTGCTGGTGGGCAAGGGCATCACCTTCGACTCCGGCGGCCTGTCGCTGAAGCCCCCGGAAGCGATGATCCCGATGAAGACCGACATGGGCGGCGCGGCGGCGGTGCTGGCGGCGATGTCGGCGCTGGCCGCGCTCGACGTACCCGTGCAGGTCACCGCCCTGCTGGCCTGCGCGGAGAACCTGCCCAGCGGTACGGCGATGCGTCCGGGCGACGTCGTCACCCACTACGGCGGTCGAACGACGGAGGTCCTCAACACCGACGCCGAGGGCCGCTTGGTGCTCGGCGACGCGTTGGCGTACGGCATCGCCGCGCTGCGGCCGGATCTGGTCGTCGACCTGGCAACGCTGACCGGCGCGGCCACGCTGGCGCTGGGCCGCCGCCACGCCGCGCTGTTCAGTCCCGACGACCGGCTCGCCGCGGAGTTGTCCGCCGCCGGGGACCGGTCCGGCGAGTTCCTCTGGCGTATGCCGCTGGTCGAGGACTACGCCGCCGCTATCGCGTCCCCGGTCGCCGACGCCGTCAACGCGGTGCGTGATCCGACCGTTCGTGGCGGGGCGATCACCGCGGCGCTGTTCCTCGCCGGTTTCGTCGGTGACGCGCGGTGGGCCCACCTGGACATCGCCGGCCCGGCGCGGGCCGACAGCGACCGGGACGAGTTGACCAAGGGCGGCACCGGCTTCGGCACCCGGGTGCTGCTGCACTGGCTGGAGGCCGGCGCTCCAGCCTGA
- a CDS encoding DUF3117 domain-containing protein, with the protein MAAMKPRTGDGPLEVTKEGRGYVMRVPLEGGGRLVVELSADEARDLGDKLLAVVA; encoded by the coding sequence ATGGCCGCCATGAAGCCGCGGACGGGTGACGGCCCGCTCGAGGTGACCAAGGAGGGACGCGGCTACGTCATGCGCGTCCCGCTCGAAGGCGGCGGCCGTCTCGTCGTCGAGTTGTCCGCAGACGAGGCGCGCGATCTGGGGGACAAGCTGCTCGCCGTCGTCGCCTGA
- a CDS encoding SRPBCC family protein has product MTELRVDLAVRAPQHVVFDALTQWPSQGAWMVATTVELISGDGRGPGSVLRAVTGRGPLRVVDTMTVSAWEPPDRVEVRHTGRVVRGLGIFEVQAMAADRSRLVWTERLDVPLGWLGRCCWLLLRPLVAAGIRRSLRTFAELVAAGELPATGRT; this is encoded by the coding sequence GTGACCGAGCTACGGGTCGACCTCGCCGTCCGGGCACCCCAACACGTGGTGTTCGACGCGCTCACGCAGTGGCCGTCACAGGGCGCCTGGATGGTCGCGACGACGGTGGAACTCATCAGCGGCGACGGCCGCGGCCCGGGGTCGGTGCTGCGGGCGGTCACCGGCCGTGGCCCGCTTCGCGTCGTCGACACGATGACGGTGAGTGCCTGGGAGCCGCCGGACCGGGTCGAGGTGCGGCATACCGGCCGGGTGGTGCGCGGCCTGGGGATCTTCGAGGTCCAGGCGATGGCCGCTGACCGGTCCCGGCTGGTGTGGACCGAGCGGCTGGACGTGCCGCTCGGCTGGCTCGGCCGGTGCTGCTGGCTGCTGCTGCGACCCCTCGTCGCGGCTGGCATCCGCCGGTCCTTGCGGACGTTCGCGGAGCTGGTCGCGGCCGGCGAGCTTCCCGCGACTGGCCGGACCTGA
- a CDS encoding DivIVA domain-containing protein, protein MSWLFVIVGIAVVVGVALLAVGGPDGLPEPTRDRVPDLTAADLSASDQPASDRSANDLLAGDPVARDLAGTGLAAADPAANELPSAGLADGAPGDTPAVARAVDVDEIRFDIGLRGYRMDEVDEVLDRLGDELSARDARIAALQARLDQATAGPGHEAGPAYAAGPEFEATPVYEATPAYEAGPGSEAQSGGAVRRDEPGQ, encoded by the coding sequence ATGTCGTGGTTGTTCGTGATCGTGGGGATCGCTGTGGTGGTCGGCGTGGCACTGCTGGCCGTCGGTGGCCCCGACGGACTGCCCGAGCCCACGCGTGACCGGGTGCCCGACCTCACCGCTGCCGACCTGTCCGCCAGCGACCAGCCGGCCAGCGACCGCTCGGCCAATGACCTGCTGGCCGGCGACCCGGTCGCGCGTGACCTGGCCGGCACCGGCCTCGCGGCAGCCGACCCGGCGGCCAACGAGTTGCCTTCGGCCGGCCTCGCGGATGGCGCGCCCGGCGACACACCCGCTGTGGCACGAGCCGTCGACGTCGACGAGATCCGCTTCGACATCGGGCTGCGGGGCTACCGGATGGACGAGGTGGACGAGGTTCTGGACCGGTTGGGCGACGAGCTGTCCGCCCGCGACGCTCGTATCGCGGCCCTGCAGGCCCGCCTCGACCAGGCGACAGCCGGACCTGGGCACGAGGCCGGACCCGCGTACGCGGCCGGACCCGAGTTCGAAGCCACACCTGTGTACGAGGCCACACCTGCGTACGAGGCCGGACCCGGGTCCGAGGCACAGTCGGGCGGCGCCGTACGCCGGGACGAACCGGGCCAGTGA
- the folP gene encoding dihydropteroate synthase gives MAIVNRTPDSFFDRGAYVADDAAMAAVEVAVAGGAAIVDVGGVKAGPGAEVDAAEEIRRTASFVAAVRSRYPDLVISVDTWRAAVGVAVCDAGADLLNDAWGGIEPELAAVAARYGAGLVCTHAGEQQPRTRPHRVAYDDVMADVVRRTTAEAERAVALGVARESVIVDPGHDFGKNTRHSLEVTRRLGDLVDTGWPVLVSLSRKDFVGETLNLPEPADRLTGTLAATAVCAWLGARVFRAHDVAATRAVLDMVASIRGTREPYLSRRGLA, from the coding sequence ATGGCCATCGTCAACCGCACGCCCGACTCGTTCTTCGACCGCGGCGCGTACGTCGCCGACGACGCCGCCATGGCCGCCGTCGAGGTCGCCGTCGCGGGCGGTGCGGCGATCGTCGACGTGGGCGGGGTCAAGGCAGGCCCCGGCGCCGAGGTCGACGCGGCCGAGGAGATCCGCCGTACCGCGAGTTTCGTGGCCGCGGTGAGGTCCCGCTATCCCGACCTGGTCATCAGCGTGGACACCTGGCGGGCGGCGGTCGGCGTCGCGGTCTGCGACGCCGGGGCGGACCTGCTCAACGACGCCTGGGGCGGTATCGAGCCGGAGCTGGCGGCGGTGGCGGCCCGCTACGGCGCCGGCCTGGTCTGTACCCACGCCGGCGAGCAGCAGCCACGGACCCGGCCGCACCGCGTCGCGTACGACGACGTCATGGCCGACGTCGTACGGCGGACCACGGCCGAGGCCGAGCGTGCCGTCGCCCTCGGCGTCGCCCGGGAGTCCGTCATCGTCGATCCCGGTCACGACTTCGGGAAGAACACCCGGCACTCCCTGGAGGTCACCCGCCGGCTCGGCGACCTCGTCGACACCGGCTGGCCGGTCCTGGTCTCGCTGTCCCGCAAGGACTTCGTCGGCGAGACACTCAACCTGCCCGAGCCGGCCGACCGGCTCACCGGCACGCTGGCGGCCACGGCGGTCTGCGCCTGGCTCGGCGCCCGGGTCTTCCGGGCGCACGACGTCGCCGCGACGCGTGCGGTGCTCGACATGGTCGCGTCGATCCGCGGGACGCGGGAGCCGTACCTGAGCCGTCGCGGGCTGGCCTGA
- a CDS encoding TIGR00730 family Rossman fold protein, with protein MRRGQIQTSTTDQRLLDTRGPGDWVHTDPWRVLRIQAEFVEGFGALANLGPAVSVFGSARTSPGDADYALAREVAWHLADAGYAVITGGGPGIMEAANHGAVAAGGLSVGLGIELPFEQGLNEWVDIGINFRYFFARKTMFVKYAQGFVVLPGGFGTLDELFEALTLVQNRKVTSFPVILVGSDYWRGLVDWLSGTMAAAGKIRPGELDLFSVTDDPAEVARIIVSSDDRRH; from the coding sequence CTGCGGCGCGGCCAGATCCAGACGTCGACCACCGACCAGCGGCTGCTGGACACCCGCGGTCCGGGCGACTGGGTGCACACCGACCCGTGGCGGGTGCTGCGCATCCAGGCGGAATTCGTCGAGGGCTTCGGGGCCCTGGCCAACCTCGGTCCGGCCGTCAGCGTGTTCGGCAGCGCTCGTACGTCGCCCGGCGACGCGGACTACGCGCTGGCGCGCGAGGTGGCCTGGCACCTGGCCGACGCCGGCTACGCGGTGATCACCGGCGGGGGGCCCGGGATCATGGAGGCGGCCAACCACGGGGCGGTCGCCGCCGGCGGCCTGTCGGTCGGGCTCGGCATCGAATTGCCGTTCGAGCAGGGCCTCAACGAGTGGGTCGACATCGGAATCAACTTCCGCTACTTCTTCGCCCGCAAGACCATGTTCGTCAAGTACGCCCAGGGCTTCGTCGTGCTGCCCGGCGGGTTCGGCACCCTGGACGAGTTGTTCGAGGCGCTCACCTTGGTGCAGAACCGGAAGGTGACGTCGTTCCCGGTGATCCTGGTCGGGTCGGACTACTGGCGTGGTCTGGTCGACTGGCTGTCGGGCACCATGGCCGCCGCCGGAAAGATCCGCCCGGGCGAATTGGACCTGTTCAGCGTGACCGACGACCCGGCTGAGGTCGCCCGCATCATCGTCAGTTCAGACGACCGGCGCCACTAG
- a CDS encoding polyisoprenoid-binding protein produces the protein MTDLSQYTGTWTIDPTHTTLGFAARHALVTKVRGSFQSFAGTLVLDGADPAASTAEVTIDAVSITTGNADRDAHLRSGDFFDAEHYPTISFRSTGVRQRGDDFVLVGDLTIKDVTRPVELAVELGGVLPLDPFGNVRAGFEATAEISRSDFGLTWNLALETGGLLLGDKIRLQLDVAATRVSEPAVQPV, from the coding sequence ATGACCGACCTCAGCCAGTACACCGGCACCTGGACCATCGATCCGACCCACACCACCCTCGGCTTCGCCGCCCGCCACGCCCTGGTCACCAAGGTGCGTGGTTCGTTCCAGTCGTTCGCCGGGACGCTGGTCCTCGACGGCGCGGACCCGGCTGCTTCGACCGCCGAGGTCACGATCGACGCTGTCTCGATCACCACCGGCAACGCCGACCGCGACGCCCACCTGCGGTCCGGTGACTTCTTCGACGCCGAGCACTACCCGACGATCAGCTTCCGCTCGACCGGCGTACGGCAGCGCGGCGACGACTTCGTCCTGGTCGGCGACCTGACCATCAAGGACGTGACCCGGCCGGTGGAACTGGCCGTCGAACTCGGTGGCGTGCTGCCGCTCGACCCGTTCGGCAACGTCCGCGCGGGCTTCGAGGCGACCGCGGAGATCTCCCGCAGCGACTTCGGGCTGACCTGGAACCTCGCGCTGGAGACCGGTGGCCTGCTGCTGGGCGACAAAATCCGCCTCCAGCTCGACGTCGCCGCGACCCGGGTGAGCGAGCCGGCCGTCCAGCCGGTCTGA
- a CDS encoding succinyl-diaminopimelate desuccinylase, with the protein MIDISGDVVALTAALVDIPSESGQEAVLADAVAAALRELPHLTVRRDGNAVVASTDLGRPQRVVLGGHLDTVPAAGNLPHRVEAGELAGLGSCDMKGGVAVALRCAHELRTPARDVTYVFYDCEEVAADRNGLRRLATHQPQWLAADFAILLEPSDARVEAGCQGTLRAQVTTRGKRAHSARSWLGENAIHAAGDVLRRLAEYQPARVMIDGLEYREGLNAVGIRGGVAGNVVPDEAVVTVNYRFVPSRPAGWAADHVRDVFAGYDVEVVDLAGGALPGLSDPTVADFVAAVGSPPSAKLGWTDVALFAELGVPAVNYGPGDPALAHAADERVAIAQLRECEQRLLGWLAG; encoded by the coding sequence GTGATCGACATCTCCGGCGACGTGGTGGCCCTGACAGCCGCCCTGGTGGACATCCCGAGCGAATCCGGGCAGGAGGCGGTGCTGGCCGACGCGGTGGCGGCCGCGCTGCGGGAACTGCCGCATCTGACGGTCCGGCGCGACGGCAACGCGGTGGTGGCCAGCACCGACCTGGGCCGCCCGCAACGGGTGGTCCTCGGTGGCCACCTGGACACCGTCCCTGCAGCCGGCAACCTGCCGCACCGCGTCGAGGCGGGCGAGCTGGCGGGCCTGGGTTCCTGCGACATGAAGGGTGGCGTCGCCGTTGCGTTGCGGTGCGCCCACGAACTGCGGACCCCGGCGCGTGACGTGACGTACGTCTTCTACGACTGCGAAGAGGTCGCGGCGGACCGCAATGGCCTGCGGCGGCTGGCCACGCACCAACCGCAGTGGCTGGCTGCGGACTTCGCCATCCTGCTGGAACCGAGCGACGCCCGGGTCGAAGCCGGCTGCCAGGGGACGCTGCGCGCCCAGGTCACGACACGCGGCAAGCGCGCGCACAGCGCTCGTTCCTGGTTGGGGGAGAACGCGATCCACGCGGCCGGTGACGTGCTGCGCCGGCTGGCGGAGTACCAGCCGGCGCGGGTGATGATCGACGGCCTGGAGTACCGGGAGGGTCTCAACGCGGTGGGTATCCGCGGCGGGGTCGCCGGCAACGTGGTCCCGGACGAGGCTGTGGTGACGGTGAACTACCGCTTCGTACCCTCCCGGCCGGCTGGCTGGGCCGCCGATCACGTCCGCGACGTCTTCGCCGGATACGACGTCGAAGTGGTCGACCTGGCCGGTGGGGCGCTGCCCGGCCTCAGCGACCCCACGGTCGCGGATTTCGTCGCCGCGGTGGGATCGCCGCCGAGCGCGAAGCTGGGCTGGACCGACGTCGCGCTGTTCGCCGAGTTGGGCGTGCCGGCGGTGAACTACGGGCCGGGCGACCCGGCGCTGGCGCACGCCGCCGACGAGCGGGTCGCTATCGCGCAGCTGCGCGAATGTGAGCAGCGGCTGCTCGGCTGGCTCGCCGGCTGA